In Brassica napus cultivar Da-Ae chromosome C2, Da-Ae, whole genome shotgun sequence, the sequence ATGTTGAAGGGTTCCTATATTTGAAAGAGGAACcgaaattatttttcaatttaaagTAAAATCTGAGAtttgaaaaaacaatttttttgtcaatgaaACAATAGTACAAAAGGACAAAATACTAACTTCTGACTTCGTTTTGCTGTGTGGCTGGATGCGAAGGAAGCTTCCCTTTTTTCTTTGACTTTGATTTCGTCATGATTCAAGACAGATGAGCGAAATAACTATGAACTGAAGACGAAAATCGAGGAATTAGAACGAAACAAGTAAAGATGGAGTGCTAGATGCAGAATCAAGCGGTGAATATTACGAATCCATGTGGTATGCGAtattgaggaagaagaaagaaatgatTTCAAAAATTAGGGTTACAGAATTGGGGAAAGTGAATATGTAAAGCGAAAGTGGTTCTGGAGAGAGAataaatgtttctttttttaattgtttatttaatttttatttagtttcgtGGAAAGTAGTTTTGGTTTGTTTACTTAGAAATATGTAGTTATGCATTAGTTGAGGGTATGAAAGACTACCCATAGAGAAAATGTGTGACATGTGAGAAGTGTCTTTGTATGTAATTGGAAACTGAGAATGTATCCCAGAGAGTAAAAATTTCCTGAAAGAACTAAGATGGACTAAAGAGATGAGAAAAGAGATGACATGAGAGAATTGAACTTGAAAAGTAAAGAGAAAAGGAATCAATGAAAGctgaaaaggaaaacaaaatagTGACGGATAAGTGTGATTAATACATAAGTCCCCAAGTGTACTACCACACCACCAAGTGGTTAACCAAACTTTCCCTAACGCAGAAGCTATGCCATGTGGATATCTTGTATTGATCAAATGTGATGTTTATACAACAGTTGATTATTAATGAGGATGTTAAAGATTAAGACAGGTTAAATTTGATGTGTTCTCCACGCAACACATAAACCCACTTTAAGCATCATAAGATAGTTTAGACATTTTAGTGATGTTCTTACCTGTAAATATGACACATCAGACATCATCAATCAAATATGCTCatcaattttttcattttttcatttttttttaaaagctctCTTCTATAAATAGCCCCATTCTCTTCACTTAACTCACCCACAACTCTTCCTCATTCCCTAAATACATTACAGGCTTCTTCTTTCCATATTGTTCATATTATTCTTTTTCAGTCCCCAAATGGCTGGTGTTGAGGTAATCttccttgtttttatttttcttgatagCTCAATACTTTTATTGTAGAATTTGTACTCCATCACAATATTAGTTGTTGATCAATAACATATCATGTATAAAGGCAGATCACCATGTCTTTGTCCTATGTATTTGGACGTCTAAAGCATGAGCTGTAGCTTAGGGCCAACCCTGCTGATCATGAAGTATGCCTAAGCTCTATCAATTTTAATACTGCAGGTTGAGAAAACAGTACCAAACACAGAAGAGAAGACGATGACCGAGATGCCTAAGGAAACAGTTCATACGACAGATGACTCGGCCACTGCGGTTGAAGTagaaatcaaagaagaagaagaagtaccAAAGGTAGAGAAAGAGACTGAAAAAACCGAGATAGCTCCGGTTAAAGAGGAGAAACCGGTTGAAATTCCGGGAGCTGTGGAGGAGAAAGATGTTAAGCAAgctggagaagaggagaagactGTTGAAGTCAAGACAGCGTAATAAGCTTCCTGTTGAACCCAAGGGAacatttcttgtttttttttctttgtttttgttaaatccTATTATCTTACGAGATACAAGGTGATGATGAGTATCACACAATAATAAGACAGTTCAGGTGCTAGTATGATTACTGTAATGGTATTatggatttttctttttaatctcGTCTCATCATGAAGATAACTGAGATGTCTTAATGAGAGTTAAATCTGTCTGTTCAAAAGTTGATTCTTCTCCTTTTCATAAGTTATAGAAACAGTAATTAAGAAAGGTTTAACCTTATTATCCCGGTCATAAACAGAGTATGACTACAGCTAAATATATACACCAAACACACCAGTCTACCAACCTAAAGATCAGATATATTACATTCTTTGATAAGTATTCACCATTGACCGAAACTGGAGCTGACATGACTACAGCTAAATATATACACCAAACGCACCAGTCTACCAACCTAAAGATCTTGAGCGATTAATCGAAGTCGTTTTTCCATGAGACCAATCTTGGGGTATTTTGGCAAACAAAGACGGTAAAAGCAAGTATGCGACGTCGGAAGATGATCCTTAGCTTCATGCAATCTGTATATATAAAGCTTTGATGATAATCCTCTAAACCCTTCCACTGGTATAAACCTAGTCGATGTCCAAAAGAAGAGTACACTCCTCCGTTCTTCCTCtgtcattttcttcaaaatctacgcacaaaagaaaaaaagagattcAAAAAACTCAGTTCCAAAGCTATTAAAAACGTCAAGGCTTTTACGTTATTACCTTCCAGAACCAGCCTATTATGCGGTCAGTCTTTTTGAATCCATTGTACTCTGTATGAGCTTTCCAATCATCTATGCTTATCAGGTTATCTCCTCCGCCAAGCATGCAATCGAAGTCCTCTACGTATAATCGCTTGAAAAAGCATGCAGTATCTGCAAGGATATCCGAGAAGCCCTGAGAAACTGATTTACTTGCTCAGAGACTGATGTGGCGAATCGATGTTTGATTAGTAGATTGACGTATTGTTCCCTGTTCTTGCTGTTAACGGCAATGGACTTTCCATCTTTAAGCAGCTCTTTTGTTTCCCTTTTTCCCAGCACCTCGGTTTCAGACACAAATGTTAGACCAAGACCTGAGTCTGAATCGAAACACTCTGGATCCATCTCTAGAATCTGTTTGCAGCTGTTGTACATGATCCGATCCGTgttcttgatatcttccaaaccaattttttttccgGTCAACTGCAGGAAAAAACCACGGTCGAATAGCACCCCTACTTGAACTTTGTGCATCAAAGCTAAAGCAATCACACGACCAGTGAACTCGAAGTAATCCAGATGCAATGGATCCACCTCGGATGCTGAATGTAAGACCAAAACTTTAATATCATTGGGGAAGAAAGTGTGACATGCAAGTCTTATAAACCTTATGCTAACCTGGATTTGGAGAGAATCTTCTGAAATCATCAGCAGATCGAGTGAAGAGGGTATTTTGGGGATTAAATATCTCCTGACATAGCAGATAGAACCATTCTCTTAGAACACCGGGACCTGTAGCTTCCTCATTCTTGAATTCCATAAACAGTCCACCATGAAGTTCCTCTGAGCTTGCTTCCGTTATGTACTCAAATGACTCGGCTAACAAATTGGACCGATCAATGAGCATTTCGTGCATCTACTcatagtcttcttcttcttcttccacgtCCGGAAACAACAGCATTGCCAAATGCCTCCTGGATTCAAAGGTTGTAGCTTCCTTGTACTCAAAGATCCATTGGTGATCATCGTCATCCCCTGTTTTCGCGAATTTCAAAACGAGGGCGCCGAAGGAAGCCTTCCTGCTACTTAAAAGCCTAGCTACCCGTTCCTTACCACCTTGATAGAGTTCAGACATTGAACTAACAATCTTCAGTATAGCAAGATAATGAGAACACTTTGCAGACACAGCTCCTCTTCTCGCCAATATGGATTCAAGTCTTGACATACCTTTGCCCATCGCGTTCAACAATTTTTCGAATATGTGATAAAGCTTCCCCTGTACATTGTTTTGCAGAGGCAAAGCAATGAGAGTGAAAGTTTCAGCTTGGTTTTGTATTGAATACCTCAAGGGTTGCCAAAAGGAAGAGACTTTCTGAACGTAACATGGACTAGGAGGGCCtgagtcatcatcatcatccactaACTGTTTCACCATAAGTTTAGCTAACTCCCTTACACACGGGAAGATCTCATCCCCAATACTCAAGAAGCAACTACGAGACTCACCAGAGCTGTAGACCGATTCCAGCACTGATCCCAAGGTGTTCCGACAAGACACATAGAGCTTGTTACGAGGACAAACCTTCCTAAGCAATCTAAAGAACTCTAACACGACAGGTAAAAAACATCTCTGCTGATGATCAGGCAAGTCTATGCAACTAGCAAAGAAGAGCTTAATCGAACTCTTCGCGCCTGATTTGTTGGTCTCCAAAGGAGAAGCGAAGAGCATCACCAGAGCAGCTGGAACAGAAGAGTTCAAGAAAATCTCGAGATATTCACACGTCGCTTTCTTAGGCATCGTGTCGAAAAACGTAACGAGGATGTCGTTGATGTTGTTGACGGAGACAAACCAATCGCCCCTGAGCATTCGAAAGACTGCGTACATGATATCATCAACGGTTCGCCAAGCCACGGGATGCTCCGTGCTTTGCATACGTCCAAGGAGGTGAAGCGAGGAGTCTTGCTCGATGGAGTAGTAGCTCAAGGAGTGTTCCAGCTGCACCTGCTTGCCTTTGTAGATAACGCGCTGCTCCTTCGCCGGAATCTTGGTCTTTAGCTCCATTCTGTGGTGGAGCTGCTCCACCGTGTCGTTCTTATCGGCGTGGATCACCGTCGTTTTCCCTCCGGACATCATCCTCACGAAGATCTGCAACCGAGTCGACTCGGAACCACTCGATGACTCGGCGCTGACCTCGTGCCTCTTCATCTTGGGGAGGAGGAGATTCTCGACGCCGTTTTCGTCGAGTTTCCGTTTGGGATTGTCGGAGGAAGATGATCGGTGAGAGAGTGAGGATGTTAAACGGCGAGTCATTAAACGCAAAATAGCTCCGTTAATGTGTAGAAGCGGAAGAGACGGGGTAAAGGAGCCgtcattttattttctctatACAGACAGATTTTTTTGATGAttcaaataatgtttttaacaagaaaaaaatcttggGAAATTGCATCTGATGGGTACCAAAAACATTATAATTCACCATATGACCAAAAGCCCTAAAATTCATATACACGGCGTGTATTTCCTGTATAATTCTCCTTTTGGCCTTGCACTCAACCGGCTAGTACCTagaggtaaaaaaaatatttaataattaccCATGGTTTAGAAAGTTACGCGTCTTCCTCGTTCCTCCCACACCTAGTAACTTCTTGTCCGTAAATTCCGGGAAGACGAAAAGTTGAGGTTTGTTTTTTCGCCACTGCGAAATTCTCGCTGCTATCAAACCGTAGGTTTCAGTTTCTTCACCGGCGAAACGATCTTCCGTTGTGACCTGATCAATTTCACGGGTTCCGATAGCCACATATTCGAATCCGACGAGCCAGTTGGATCCGAGCCTTCAGACGGCGCGTTCAAATTCCAAGTCTCATCACCTTCCGGAAATCGTTCACATTTTGTAAGATCTGATTTTTCTGTTCGATTGGCTGAGTTTCGTATTGCATATCCTCTATCTTGTTTTCCTGTTCAGTTTGTGGGAAGATATGAACCTCTCTTTTGCATGTCGGCTTCTTACGCTTGTGTTCTTTCCAGATG encodes:
- the LOC106381593 gene encoding uncharacterized protein LOC106381593, which gives rise to MAGVEVEKTVPNTEEKTMTEMPKETVHTTDDSATAVEVEIKEEEEVPKVEKETEKTEIAPVKEEKPVEIPGAVEEKDVKQAGEEEKTVEVKTA